A single genomic interval of Halomonas sp. GT harbors:
- a CDS encoding CNNM domain-containing protein encodes MFLLITIATISIALSFLCSILEAALLSITPSYIAKQKEDNPKLHAALTKLKTHIDRPLAAILTLNTIAHTVGATAVGAQAAVVFGEASIAIVSAVMTMLILVLSEIIPKTIGATYWRGLSPVLPRLLNPMIIGLLPFIWMSEQITRRLGKSEHDVDLRDEIKVLARVGLEEKVLDADESRTIINMLNLHEIAVNKAMTPRTVCETVLPNMTVKEFDEQYGKTPFTRFPVMDNGEQAFGYVHKADMYHADDAKTMRELMHPIGSVDVSNNVEQVFTSMLKDHLHMRVVYDEHGTFVGLITLEDIIETILGQDIVDETDSVANLRHYAKQRWVKRIKREEKDDKSLD; translated from the coding sequence ATGTTCCTTCTCATCACGATTGCTACCATTTCAATCGCGCTCTCCTTTCTGTGTTCTATCCTTGAAGCGGCGCTGCTGTCTATTACGCCAAGCTATATCGCCAAGCAAAAAGAAGATAATCCCAAACTTCATGCAGCGCTGACCAAGCTAAAAACGCATATTGATCGGCCGTTGGCCGCGATCTTAACTCTTAACACCATTGCGCATACCGTCGGTGCAACGGCAGTGGGGGCGCAGGCCGCGGTCGTGTTTGGCGAAGCATCTATCGCCATTGTGTCGGCCGTCATGACCATGCTGATTTTAGTTCTTTCCGAAATCATTCCGAAAACGATTGGTGCTACCTATTGGCGAGGTTTATCCCCCGTGTTGCCACGGCTACTGAACCCTATGATCATTGGATTGCTACCGTTTATCTGGATGTCCGAACAGATTACGCGCCGTTTAGGAAAGTCAGAACATGACGTTGATTTGCGCGATGAAATTAAAGTGCTGGCGCGGGTAGGTTTGGAAGAGAAAGTATTGGATGCGGATGAGTCACGCACCATTATTAACATGCTGAATTTGCATGAAATTGCGGTCAATAAAGCGATGACGCCCCGTACTGTCTGTGAAACTGTGTTACCTAATATGACGGTTAAGGAGTTTGACGAGCAGTATGGCAAAACGCCATTCACTCGTTTCCCCGTGATGGATAATGGCGAGCAGGCATTTGGTTATGTGCATAAGGCTGATATGTATCACGCTGATGACGCCAAAACCATGCGTGAACTGATGCATCCGATTGGCAGTGTCGACGTTTCGAACAATGTCGAGCAGGTGTTTACATCGATGTTAAAAGACCATCTGCATATGCGGGTGGTCTATGATGAACATGGCACCTTTGTTGGCCTTATCACCCTAGAAGACATTATTGAGACGATATTAGGTCAAGATATTGTCGATGAAACCGACAGTGTGGCGAACTTGCGCCATTATGCAAAACAGCGCTGGGTAAAACGCATTAAGCGGGAAGAGAAAGACGACAAGTCGCTTGATTGA
- the folE2 gene encoding GTP cyclohydrolase FolE2: MTAFTLPDIAQQPARLPGTLSWVGMEGIALPVQLAGSQVNANVSAGVSLEEAGARGIHMSRLYTALDALERQPLTTTLLHRVLAAFLESHQTLSENAYLTFSGDVLLKRDALISPLSGWKSYPFTLHSQLTPSGFKVELDVAVGYSSTCPCSAALARQLIQQAFAEDFEEIPLTKQAVLAWLGSEEGVLATPHSQRSVAHCSIRLAGNGEIPLAELIERIENALGTALQTAVKRIDEQAFALANGQNLMFCEDAAKRLDRALRKMADISGFQLKVVHAESLHAHDAVARCEWQW, translated from the coding sequence ATGACGGCTTTTACTTTACCCGATATTGCCCAACAACCTGCCCGTTTACCGGGCACGCTTTCCTGGGTTGGTATGGAAGGTATTGCGTTGCCAGTACAGCTGGCGGGGAGCCAAGTGAACGCCAATGTATCAGCTGGTGTTAGCCTTGAGGAGGCCGGTGCTCGTGGTATCCACATGTCACGGCTGTATACCGCATTGGATGCATTAGAACGCCAGCCACTAACGACTACGTTACTTCATCGTGTTCTTGCAGCTTTTTTGGAGAGTCATCAAACATTATCAGAAAACGCTTACCTAACGTTCAGTGGGGACGTATTACTTAAACGTGACGCGCTCATCAGCCCTTTGTCAGGATGGAAAAGTTATCCGTTTACGCTGCACAGCCAGCTAACTCCATCAGGGTTTAAGGTAGAGCTAGACGTAGCCGTTGGTTACTCCTCAACGTGCCCCTGCTCAGCGGCATTAGCGCGGCAGCTAATTCAACAAGCGTTTGCGGAAGATTTTGAAGAGATACCGTTAACTAAGCAGGCCGTACTTGCGTGGTTGGGAAGTGAAGAGGGCGTTCTCGCGACGCCGCATAGCCAGCGCAGCGTCGCCCACTGTTCCATACGGCTGGCGGGTAACGGTGAAATCCCGCTTGCTGAGCTTATTGAACGTATTGAAAACGCCCTGGGGACTGCGTTACAGACAGCGGTTAAACGTATCGATGAGCAGGCATTTGCCCTCGCCAATGGCCAGAATCTGATGTTCTGTGAAGATGCGGCAAAGCGCCTAGATCGAGCGCTGAGAAAGATGGCTGATATTTCAGGCTTCCAGCTGAAGGTGGTTCATGCTGAAAGTTTGCACGCCCACGATGCGGTAGCGAGATGCGAATGGCAGTGGTGA
- a CDS encoding CobW family GTP-binding protein, with protein sequence MQFSTLTPVNVLTGFLGSGKTTLLNRWVRQASMKNTLIVINEFGDIGLDHQLITQSDEQAVVEMSSGCLCCTLRGDLSRTLQQAIDSLLAEGKPAPSRVVIETTGLADPAPILQLLMTDHWLAHRFQLDSVVCCVDAANGEATLQAHRESQRQIAIADRLLITKTDLVDEVRLAPLANQLASINPAAEQWQVVNGNLSPELLVGAGLFRRDSQRYQVEQWLKSARYSVIHAEDVKHEGVQQGDSNTAFVQPNSQPTLTRHGENINAFCFCVEGLITPDALENWLDLLMSLMGEKMLRIKAIVHLTDRDEPLALHGVQHIFHPPTPLPMQCVNDRISRFVFITQNVAPATVAQLYRFFTPSTASTLSSTDSSTNEAIQ encoded by the coding sequence ATGCAGTTCTCCACGCTGACACCGGTTAATGTACTGACCGGCTTTTTAGGGAGCGGTAAGACAACGTTACTCAATCGCTGGGTACGCCAAGCGTCAATGAAAAACACGTTGATCGTTATTAATGAGTTTGGTGATATTGGCCTTGATCATCAGTTGATTACGCAAAGTGATGAGCAAGCAGTGGTGGAGATGAGCAGTGGCTGTTTGTGTTGCACATTGAGGGGAGACTTGAGCCGCACGCTACAGCAGGCTATTGATTCGCTGTTGGCAGAGGGAAAACCAGCACCTTCCCGTGTTGTGATTGAAACCACAGGACTGGCCGATCCCGCCCCTATTTTACAGCTGTTAATGACCGATCATTGGCTTGCCCACCGTTTCCAGTTGGATAGCGTGGTGTGCTGTGTTGATGCCGCGAACGGTGAGGCAACGTTGCAGGCGCATCGTGAGTCACAGCGCCAGATAGCGATAGCTGACCGATTACTCATCACCAAAACTGACTTGGTTGACGAAGTTCGCTTAGCGCCACTGGCTAACCAACTGGCGTCCATCAATCCGGCAGCAGAGCAATGGCAGGTAGTGAACGGTAATCTTTCGCCCGAGTTGTTGGTAGGCGCAGGGCTCTTTCGTCGGGATTCTCAACGATACCAGGTAGAGCAGTGGCTGAAGTCAGCACGTTACAGCGTTATCCATGCTGAAGATGTTAAGCACGAGGGGGTGCAGCAGGGCGACAGTAACACTGCTTTTGTGCAGCCCAATAGCCAGCCAACGCTGACTCGGCATGGGGAGAATATCAATGCGTTTTGTTTTTGCGTTGAGGGATTAATTACCCCAGACGCTTTGGAAAACTGGCTGGATCTATTGATGTCGTTGATGGGCGAGAAAATGCTACGTATCAAAGCGATTGTGCACCTTACCGATCGTGATGAGCCGCTCGCGCTGCACGGCGTCCAGCACATTTTCCACCCGCCGACGCCTCTGCCGATGCAGTGTGTTAATGACCGCATTTCTCGGTTTGTCTTCATTACTCAAAATGTCGCGCCTGCTACTGTGGCGCAGCTTTATCGTTTTTTTACACCCTCTACTGCTTCGACGCTCTCATCAACTGATTCATCAACTAACGAGGCAATTCAATGA
- the dksA gene encoding RNA polymerase-binding protein DksA, protein MQPDITQSVTARTDSGAEFLDAKKAEEALLLASSADEYMNAEQLAFFRQRLLNERAELEAHLNEVKTAIASHERDSDEADQASFEEELRLSLRQADRESRLINNIDAALQRIENGEYGFCEETGEPIGIQRLLFRPTAKLCIEAKERQERKEHHFRKARGE, encoded by the coding sequence TTGCAACCCGATATCACTCAGTCAGTAACTGCCAGAACAGACAGTGGCGCTGAATTCCTAGATGCAAAAAAAGCTGAGGAGGCTTTGCTGTTGGCCTCATCAGCAGACGAGTACATGAATGCCGAACAGCTTGCGTTTTTCCGTCAGCGGCTTTTGAACGAACGTGCGGAGCTTGAGGCGCATTTAAACGAGGTGAAAACGGCTATCGCCTCCCATGAGAGAGATAGCGACGAGGCTGACCAGGCGTCGTTTGAGGAGGAGCTGCGGTTGTCACTTCGCCAAGCAGATCGCGAAAGTCGGTTGATCAATAATATTGATGCAGCATTACAGCGTATCGAAAATGGTGAGTACGGCTTCTGTGAAGAAACTGGCGAGCCTATTGGTATTCAACGCCTACTTTTTCGTCCAACGGCAAAACTTTGCATTGAAGCAAAGGAGCGCCAGGAGCGTAAAGAGCACCATTTCCGCAAGGCACGGGGGGAGTGA
- a CDS encoding DUF1826 domain-containing protein: protein MPAPHSHQAASWLLPQHAARDTDISVLPRIFEEQINIAILHRALPADVALSANIQSQTSRDWQYAWLGSPTDDFRNDLRRKLPEPSAGDALVDDIATVAEAIAFLFDTDTVGIRLRLLTAAMCPRFHCDNLPVRLVTTYVGPGSEWLPENAINRSGLGAPTPDRPEIISDPSAIQRLHSGDIALIKGSGWVGCEEHGLVHRSPSLEAGQKRLLLSIDPA, encoded by the coding sequence ATGCCAGCCCCACACTCTCATCAAGCAGCATCTTGGCTGCTACCACAACACGCCGCACGGGATACCGACATCAGCGTGCTTCCGCGCATATTTGAAGAGCAGATTAACATCGCTATTCTGCACCGCGCTCTGCCCGCCGATGTGGCGCTTAGCGCAAACATACAGAGCCAAACATCGCGAGACTGGCAGTATGCATGGCTTGGCAGTCCTACAGATGACTTTAGAAATGACTTGCGCCGAAAGCTCCCAGAGCCCTCAGCGGGAGATGCGTTAGTTGACGATATCGCAACCGTTGCTGAAGCCATCGCGTTCCTCTTTGATACCGATACTGTGGGCATTCGTCTACGCTTATTAACGGCGGCAATGTGCCCACGATTTCACTGCGACAACTTGCCGGTACGTTTAGTGACCACCTATGTCGGCCCAGGCAGCGAGTGGTTACCTGAAAATGCGATTAACCGCTCAGGGCTAGGTGCCCCAACGCCTGATCGCCCAGAGATTATTAGCGACCCAAGCGCCATTCAGCGTTTGCACTCCGGTGACATCGCGTTAATAAAAGGCAGTGGTTGGGTGGGCTGTGAAGAACATGGTTTAGTGCACCGCAGCCCCTCTTTGGAGGCAGGTCAAAAGCGACTGTTGCTATCAATAGATCCTGCTTGA
- a CDS encoding inorganic diphosphatase codes for MHNKLLLAGVIGISMLTSTAHAESLGNLAFSDTTPYTSAMMLKDDFTILGDDDLMAMDAINSNGFANAIIEIPTGTSAKWEVSKEDPNAVYWEYKDGEPRVVNYLGYPGNYGAIPGTALPKELGGDGDPLDVIVLGQALPRGEVVDVRVIGVLKMLDDGEQDDKLVAVLTQDSPFAHIESMQQLDSEFPGVSQIVDIWFANYKGPDGGMEGLGFEDAESALAVLEAAAENFQATQ; via the coding sequence ATGCATAACAAACTACTGCTTGCAGGTGTCATAGGCATCTCGATGTTAACCTCTACGGCGCATGCGGAGTCATTAGGTAATCTAGCCTTTTCTGACACAACGCCCTATACCTCAGCCATGATGCTAAAAGATGATTTCACCATTTTAGGTGATGACGATTTAATGGCGATGGATGCCATTAATAGCAACGGTTTTGCAAACGCCATTATCGAGATACCAACGGGCACATCTGCCAAATGGGAAGTTAGCAAAGAAGACCCAAATGCGGTTTATTGGGAATATAAAGACGGCGAGCCGCGCGTTGTAAATTACCTAGGTTATCCCGGCAACTATGGCGCCATTCCTGGTACTGCTCTGCCCAAAGAACTAGGCGGTGACGGTGACCCACTAGATGTCATCGTATTAGGTCAGGCGTTACCGCGCGGTGAAGTTGTTGATGTGCGTGTTATTGGCGTTTTAAAAATGTTAGACGACGGTGAGCAAGACGACAAACTGGTGGCAGTGCTTACCCAAGATTCACCATTTGCTCATATTGAAAGCATGCAGCAACTTGATAGTGAGTTCCCTGGTGTTAGCCAGATTGTTGATATCTGGTTTGCAAATTACAAAGGCCCTGATGGTGGCATGGAAGGTCTAGGGTTTGAAGACGCCGAGTCTGCATTAGCCGTACTAGAAGCAGCTGCTGAGAATTTTCAAGCCACGCAATAA